One Capsicum annuum cultivar UCD-10X-F1 chromosome 2, UCD10Xv1.1, whole genome shotgun sequence genomic window carries:
- the LOC107857899 gene encoding uncharacterized protein LOC107857899 → MRISENFVNIEVFDLCYCFEFCPLRTSRTPLNPSRRFFGCKVSKENGGYGYFRWIDPKPSISVHQYPEVESSLMIKCKDGENSCDRLKQKLKDVEQKRDTLREKLKDSEEKLIALRQKLKKVKLERECAKLKLNILVLFLLIILTVK, encoded by the exons aTGAGAATATCAGAAAATTTCGTTAACATTGAGGTTTtcgatttgtgttattgtttcgAATTTTGTCCATTAAGAACTTCAAGGACTCCATTAAATCCTAGTCGTAGATTTTTTGGATGTAAAGTTTCAAAG GAAAATGGTGGATATGGgtactttagatggattgatccaAAACCTTCAATTTCTGTGCATCAATATCCTGAGGTAGAATCAAGCTTAATGATAAAGTGCAAAGATGGTGAAAATTCGTGTGATCGATTGAAACAAAAGCTCAAAGACGTTGAACAAAAGAGGGACACTTTGcgtgagaaattgaaagatagtgAAGAGAAGTTGATTGCATTgaggcaaaaactcaaaaaagttaaACTTGAAAGGGAATGTGCTAAGCTCAAATTGAATATACTTGTTCTATTTCTTCTCATTATTCTTACTGTAAAGTGA